Proteins from a single region of Haloplanus sp. GDY1:
- a CDS encoding YeeE/YedE family protein has protein sequence MGTLTPLLASALEAPFPRGVLPYLLGGLLVGLGATIIYLSTGIIAGASTFLESTLSYVSNVDRFHRDTYVRSRGWRVAFTLGIVAGAAVWGLVLDPGPWTTDVQWWRLLGGGVLVGVGTRLGKGCTSGHGVCGVGSLSTTSLVNVATFMAFAIGTAQLIQALGVSP, from the coding sequence ATGGGCACGCTCACACCGCTGTTGGCGTCCGCGCTGGAGGCGCCCTTCCCGAGGGGTGTCCTCCCGTACCTGCTGGGCGGACTGCTCGTCGGACTCGGCGCCACGATCATCTACCTCTCGACGGGGATCATCGCCGGCGCGAGCACGTTCCTCGAATCGACGCTCTCCTACGTCTCGAACGTCGACCGGTTCCACCGCGACACGTACGTCCGGTCCCGCGGCTGGCGCGTCGCCTTCACGCTCGGCATCGTCGCCGGCGCGGCGGTCTGGGGACTCGTCCTCGACCCCGGCCCCTGGACGACCGACGTCCAGTGGTGGCGGCTGCTCGGCGGCGGCGTCCTCGTCGGCGTCGGGACGCGGCTCGGAAAGGGCTGCACGTCCGGTCACGGCGTCTGTGGCGTCGGCTCGCTCTCGACCACCTCGCTGGTGAACGTCGCCACGTTCATGGCGTTCGCCATCGGGACCGCACAGCTGATCCAGGCCCTGGGGGTGAGTCCGTGA
- a CDS encoding MBL fold metallo-hydrolase has protein sequence MSDNASTDERVATVTPDALLERIDGGEDVFVLDVRSEDAFEQWHIDRADVVNRPYFELLDGIPSDLREELPADRRITVLCAKGGSSEMVARTLGDAGFDAEHLEGGMNRWARLYEYSELDVDGDATVAQYRRPATGCLAYLVASAGEAAVIDPLRAFTDEYVRDARALGADLRYALDTHVHADHVSGVRDLAAETGATPVLPAPAAERGVDYDVDYATVADGESLAVGDVDVDVLHTPGHTTGMTAYRVGDVLFTGDGLFTESVARPDLEDPEAARAAARTLHGSLRRVLSLPDETVVAPAHFSDAATPNDDGTYTAALGSLRERMDALSMDEDAFVEFVVSGMPPRPANYEEIIATNLGLQSPDDERAFELELGPNNCAASEEALTN, from the coding sequence ATGAGCGACAACGCATCCACGGACGAACGGGTCGCAACGGTCACGCCGGACGCTCTGCTCGAGCGCATCGACGGCGGCGAGGACGTCTTCGTCCTCGACGTGCGCTCGGAAGACGCCTTCGAGCAGTGGCACATCGACCGCGCCGACGTCGTGAACCGTCCGTACTTCGAGTTGCTGGACGGGATTCCGTCCGACCTCCGCGAGGAGTTGCCCGCGGACCGGCGCATCACGGTCCTCTGTGCGAAGGGTGGCTCCAGCGAGATGGTCGCCCGGACCCTCGGGGACGCCGGCTTCGACGCCGAACACCTCGAAGGGGGGATGAACCGGTGGGCGCGGCTCTACGAGTACTCGGAACTCGACGTCGACGGCGACGCGACGGTCGCGCAGTATCGCCGTCCCGCCACGGGCTGTCTCGCCTATCTCGTCGCCTCCGCGGGCGAGGCGGCCGTGATCGATCCGCTGCGTGCGTTCACCGACGAGTACGTTCGGGACGCCCGCGCGCTCGGCGCCGACCTGAGGTACGCGCTCGACACGCACGTCCACGCCGACCACGTGTCGGGCGTCCGTGACCTCGCCGCGGAAACCGGCGCCACGCCCGTCCTCCCCGCTCCCGCGGCGGAACGCGGGGTCGACTACGACGTCGACTACGCGACGGTCGCGGACGGCGAGTCCCTCGCCGTCGGCGACGTCGACGTCGACGTCCTCCACACGCCGGGGCACACGACCGGCATGACCGCCTACCGGGTCGGGGACGTCCTGTTTACCGGCGACGGGCTGTTCACCGAGAGCGTCGCCCGTCCGGACCTCGAAGACCCCGAGGCCGCGAGGGCCGCCGCCCGGACGCTCCACGGGAGCCTCCGGAGGGTGCTCTCGCTCCCCGACGAGACGGTCGTCGCCCCCGCACACTTCAGCGACGCCGCGACGCCGAACGACGACGGCACCTACACCGCGGCGCTCGGTAGCCTGCGCGAGCGGATGGACGCACTCTCGATGGACGAGGACGCGTTCGTCGAGTTCGTCGTCTCGGGGATGCCCCCGCGTCCGGCCAACTACGAGGAGATCATCGCCACGAACCTCGGCCTGCAGTCGCCCGACGACGAGCGGGCGTTCGAACTCGAACTCGGGCCGAACAACTGCGCGGCCAGCGAGGAGGCCCTCACGAACTGA
- a CDS encoding energy-coupling factor ABC transporter permease, with protein MHTPDGFLHPWMAGTFVLLTGAVLAVAAMRTRDSLTEYRIQLFAIVAAAVFAAQMLNWPIPGGTSAHFVGGAFAAVVLGPHLGALAVALVVAVQALVFGDGGALALGANIWNMAIVQAYVGYAVYAALADRNEPLAIVASGWIGITAAAASAGLQLGVSPGFTGEFLAVVAVMTGGHFLLGIGEGVLTLAGVRLLDRAGVESERLQPEGVRV; from the coding sequence ATGCACACACCGGATGGCTTCTTACACCCGTGGATGGCAGGCACGTTCGTCCTGCTCACCGGTGCGGTATTGGCCGTCGCCGCAATGCGGACACGTGACTCGCTGACCGAGTATCGGATTCAGCTGTTCGCGATCGTCGCGGCGGCAGTGTTCGCCGCACAGATGCTCAACTGGCCCATCCCTGGCGGGACGAGTGCGCACTTCGTCGGCGGTGCGTTCGCCGCGGTCGTACTCGGCCCCCACTTGGGGGCACTCGCCGTCGCTCTCGTCGTTGCCGTTCAGGCGCTCGTCTTCGGTGACGGCGGTGCGCTCGCACTCGGAGCGAACATCTGGAACATGGCGATCGTCCAGGCGTACGTCGGGTACGCAGTCTACGCGGCACTCGCAGACCGCAACGAACCGCTAGCGATCGTGGCCAGCGGATGGATCGGGATCACCGCCGCCGCTGCATCTGCCGGGCTCCAACTCGGCGTCTCACCGGGCTTCACCGGTGAGTTCCTCGCGGTCGTCGCCGTCATGACTGGCGGTCACTTCCTCCTCGGCATCGGTGAGGGTGTACTCACCCTCGCAGGCGTGCGGCTTCTCGATCGCGCCGGCGTCGAATCCGAACGGCTCCAGCCGGAGGGGGTTCGCGTATGA
- a CDS encoding ABC transporter permease subunit — MRWSPLARKEARTVATSKGVWILVALLVPWGYRPSYVGWDGLGANITAGYVQLAGTALLPLGVLLLSYRSVVGERTSGSVKFVLGLPLTRTEVLLGKVVGRTAGIAGPVTLSFLVLAGIGLVDHGVFDPLLFLGVVIVTLVYVCVLVSIAVSISAVTERTVTAAGAVFGLVFLPFIVFWSQIATAVFSQLTGTSVNPFDPPASGPLFFLHRLSPGGAYHVVSNWVLGVGNSASTYRTVLTELQPQVSTNALVVESTFQSGTVPVYLHESVGALVLLAWLVVPLGLARFAFSRGDLV; from the coding sequence ATGCGTTGGTCCCCGCTCGCCCGCAAGGAAGCCCGAACGGTTGCGACGTCGAAAGGTGTCTGGATTCTGGTTGCCCTCCTCGTGCCCTGGGGCTATCGGCCGAGTTACGTCGGCTGGGACGGCCTCGGGGCGAACATCACGGCCGGATACGTACAACTCGCCGGAACGGCACTACTCCCGCTCGGCGTGTTGCTGCTGAGCTATCGATCGGTCGTGGGCGAACGGACCTCGGGCAGTGTCAAGTTCGTCCTCGGACTCCCACTCACGCGAACGGAGGTCCTCCTCGGGAAGGTCGTCGGCCGCACGGCCGGTATCGCTGGCCCCGTCACCCTCTCCTTTCTCGTTCTGGCCGGCATCGGACTGGTCGATCACGGCGTGTTCGATCCCCTCCTATTTCTCGGGGTCGTCATCGTGACGCTCGTCTACGTCTGCGTGCTCGTCTCGATCGCCGTGTCCATCTCCGCCGTCACCGAGCGGACGGTCACGGCCGCTGGTGCTGTGTTCGGGCTGGTGTTCCTGCCGTTCATCGTGTTCTGGTCACAGATCGCGACGGCGGTCTTCTCGCAACTGACGGGGACGTCCGTCAATCCGTTCGATCCCCCGGCGTCGGGACCGCTCTTCTTCCTGCACCGGCTCTCCCCCGGTGGTGCGTACCACGTCGTCTCGAACTGGGTGCTCGGCGTGGGTAACTCCGCGAGCACGTACAGGACCGTCCTCACGGAACTCCAGCCACAGGTGTCGACGAACGCCCTGGTCGTCGAATCGACGTTCCAGTCCGGCACGGTTCCAGTCTATCTCCACGAGTCCGTCGGCGCTCTCGTTCTTCTCGCGTGGCTGGTCGTCCCGCTCGGACTCGCTCGGTTCGCCTTCTCTCGGGGGGATCTGGTATGA
- a CDS encoding ArsR/SmtB family transcription factor — translation MSYFPTAPDAPDDDESTARVLEFGTECADDALEALSSGTAQDIVSVLQDGPVTANDVADDVDTTLQNVHYHLNRLHEAGVVDVVDTVYSEKGREMDVYAVSGSPLVIVAGDDDDRKTVVELLSELTGGAGLLAGVAVVVQRLLGSNGSPPSRTFAGTPIEMLSPGVVVFATGLACLSSLAVIVAFRNDLLSLPLVQSSIDGDAKSMQ, via the coding sequence ATGTCATACTTTCCGACGGCCCCGGACGCCCCGGACGACGACGAGTCCACGGCTCGCGTACTCGAATTCGGCACCGAGTGTGCCGACGATGCCCTCGAAGCGCTCTCTTCGGGGACGGCGCAGGATATCGTCTCGGTTCTGCAGGACGGACCGGTCACGGCGAACGACGTCGCCGACGACGTCGACACCACCCTCCAGAACGTCCACTACCACCTGAATCGCCTCCACGAGGCGGGCGTCGTCGACGTGGTCGACACGGTCTACTCGGAAAAGGGGAGAGAGATGGACGTCTACGCCGTGTCTGGGTCGCCGCTCGTGATCGTCGCCGGGGACGACGACGACCGGAAGACCGTCGTGGAACTCCTGTCCGAACTCACCGGCGGAGCCGGTCTCCTCGCGGGCGTGGCAGTCGTCGTTCAGCGGCTCCTCGGGTCGAACGGGTCGCCCCCGTCCCGGACGTTCGCGGGGACACCCATCGAGATGCTCTCGCCCGGTGTGGTGGTCTTCGCGACCGGTCTGGCGTGTCTGTCGAGCCTCGCCGTGATCGTTGCGTTCCGGAACGATCTCCTGTCTCTCCCGCTCGTGCAGTCCTCGATCGACGGCGACGCGAAGTCGATGCAGTAG
- a CDS encoding cobalamin transport operon protein has translation MQRWKQYGGLLGLFAAFLSAGYWGFTATGGALPWAKRSANALQRGVQEGGGSLVDFGRGIVVAGPIRKGGLMLEFGALVLVLVVLGIGLYVYVDRYGGFEDGERSPRYP, from the coding sequence ATGCAGCGCTGGAAGCAGTACGGTGGCCTCCTCGGACTGTTCGCAGCCTTCCTCTCGGCCGGCTACTGGGGCTTCACCGCGACGGGCGGCGCACTGCCGTGGGCCAAACGCTCCGCGAACGCCCTCCAGCGCGGTGTGCAGGAGGGCGGCGGTTCGCTCGTCGACTTCGGCCGCGGTATCGTCGTCGCCGGACCCATTCGGAAGGGCGGGCTGATGCTCGAATTCGGCGCGCTCGTCCTCGTACTGGTTGTCCTCGGCATCGGACTGTACGTCTACGTCGACCGCTACGGCGGCTTCGAGGACGGAGAACGCTCGCCCCGATACCCGTGA
- a CDS encoding TrmB family transcriptional regulator: MSGDPSDQARSTAVEQLKALGLSTYAARTFVALVSLGEATAQDVSEVADVPRTRVYDAAEELQQRGLVDVKRSSPKRYWAISTETTGRHFEQEYAHRVTALTDALDAIETTDRTTEQRGVWTVTGRDTVTERVVDFVSAADEEVVYMTVEELLTEEVTDSLSRASERGVSIRLAEMSESTQDRFEREVPGAQRFESLWDWSETPAGRLLTVDQERTLVSVLVDGDGDHPPEPRDETAIWGSGPSNSLVVVLKVMFTWQLDESRGEDSVQ, encoded by the coding sequence ATGTCCGGCGACCCATCAGACCAAGCACGGTCCACAGCCGTCGAGCAATTGAAAGCCCTCGGGCTCAGTACCTACGCCGCCCGAACGTTCGTCGCGCTCGTCAGCCTCGGCGAAGCGACAGCACAGGACGTGAGCGAGGTCGCCGACGTCCCTCGAACACGCGTCTACGACGCCGCCGAGGAACTCCAACAACGCGGCCTCGTCGACGTGAAACGATCGAGTCCCAAGCGATATTGGGCGATTTCGACGGAGACGACCGGCCGGCATTTCGAACAGGAATACGCGCACCGCGTGACGGCGCTGACGGACGCACTCGACGCGATCGAGACCACCGATCGCACCACAGAACAGCGGGGCGTCTGGACGGTGACCGGCCGGGATACCGTGACCGAGCGCGTGGTGGATTTCGTCTCGGCTGCCGACGAGGAGGTCGTCTATATGACCGTCGAGGAGTTGCTCACCGAGGAGGTCACTGACAGCCTATCGCGCGCAAGCGAGCGTGGCGTGTCGATCCGCCTCGCGGAGATGTCGGAATCGACCCAGGATCGTTTCGAACGGGAAGTACCCGGTGCACAACGGTTCGAGTCGCTGTGGGACTGGTCGGAGACACCCGCCGGACGCCTGCTTACGGTCGACCAGGAGCGGACACTCGTGAGCGTCCTCGTCGACGGGGACGGTGACCACCCGCCCGAACCGCGCGACGAAACCGCCATCTGGGGCTCGGGTCCATCGAACAGTCTGGTCGTCGTCCTGAAAGTAATGTTCACCTGGCAGCTCGACGAGAGTCGAGGCGAGGACTCAGTACAGTGA
- a CDS encoding TrmB family transcriptional regulator, translating into MDNISNQDQAIELLQELGLKEYEARSFVALARRERGTAKDISETSDVPRTRVYDAIRVLESKGLVETQHSNPKVFRAVTIDEAVNTLQSEYIERTKSLRSALSGLDPTDDERTTDATHEVWSLSGNQGITSRTQQLIEGATEELMLVIGHESIFTDQLADQLRTAGERGVDVIVGAVDEDLHAEIRDALPGAEVFVSGLDWLSRSPLPSDDTEISRLLLADREAILVSSFVESGGDSREHEQGVFGRGFDNGLVAIVRRLMATGLLFRDDPRGSE; encoded by the coding sequence ATGGACAATATTTCGAACCAAGACCAGGCGATCGAACTGCTCCAAGAACTCGGGCTCAAAGAGTACGAGGCGAGGTCGTTCGTGGCGCTCGCACGCCGCGAGCGCGGGACGGCCAAGGACATCAGCGAGACCTCCGACGTGCCCCGGACGCGCGTCTACGACGCGATTCGCGTGTTGGAATCGAAAGGGCTCGTCGAGACACAGCACTCGAATCCGAAGGTGTTTCGCGCCGTCACGATCGACGAGGCGGTCAACACGCTCCAGTCGGAGTACATCGAACGCACGAAATCCCTCCGGAGCGCGCTGAGCGGACTCGATCCGACTGACGACGAACGGACGACGGACGCGACTCACGAGGTGTGGTCTCTCTCGGGCAATCAAGGCATCACGAGCCGGACACAACAACTGATCGAGGGCGCGACGGAGGAGTTGATGCTCGTGATCGGGCACGAAAGTATCTTCACCGATCAGTTGGCGGACCAGTTGCGCACGGCCGGGGAACGTGGTGTGGACGTCATCGTCGGGGCGGTCGACGAGGATCTCCACGCCGAGATTCGGGACGCCCTCCCGGGGGCCGAGGTGTTCGTGTCGGGATTGGACTGGCTGAGTCGGTCGCCGCTCCCGAGCGACGACACGGAGATCAGTCGGCTGCTGCTGGCTGACCGCGAGGCGATCCTGGTGAGTTCGTTCGTCGAATCCGGGGGGGACAGCCGTGAACACGAACAGGGCGTGTTCGGCCGTGGGTTCGACAACGGTCTCGTTGCGATCGTCCGACGGCTGATGGCCACTGGATTGCTGTTCCGGGACGATCCGAGGGGGAGTGAGTAG
- a CDS encoding ABC transporter ATP-binding protein: MHDVDFSVSPDEVVALVGGNGAGKSTLLEHLNATLVPDDGELVVDGTPITEDNEAHARREVGFVFQDADTQLVAPTVLDDVMFGLRNDGVPGDEARARAREALATVDASHLEDRIPHYLSGGEKRLVGLAGVLVLEPSVIVLDEPLAGLDPERSRLVADRIQRIHEDGISVVLSTHDLEFAAEVADRVCVMADGNVVGSGTPREVFYDDALLADANLHPPGAVRVARDAGLEATARPVTEADLVSLLGEANDLELTQTPAPDGRGHD; encoded by the coding sequence ATGCACGACGTCGACTTCTCGGTGTCTCCCGACGAAGTCGTCGCACTCGTCGGCGGCAACGGCGCCGGGAAGTCGACGCTCCTCGAACACCTGAACGCGACGCTCGTTCCCGACGACGGCGAACTCGTCGTCGACGGCACGCCGATCACCGAAGACAACGAGGCACACGCACGGAGGGAGGTCGGCTTCGTCTTCCAGGACGCCGATACGCAACTCGTCGCGCCCACGGTCCTCGACGACGTGATGTTCGGCCTCCGGAACGACGGCGTCCCCGGTGACGAAGCGAGAGCGCGCGCTCGCGAGGCGCTCGCGACCGTCGACGCGAGCCACCTCGAAGACCGCATTCCGCACTACCTGAGCGGTGGCGAGAAGCGCCTCGTCGGCCTCGCCGGTGTACTCGTCCTCGAACCGAGCGTGATCGTGCTGGACGAACCACTCGCGGGGCTCGACCCCGAGCGGTCCCGACTGGTCGCCGACCGAATCCAGCGGATTCACGAGGACGGTATCAGCGTCGTCCTGTCGACGCACGACCTCGAATTTGCCGCCGAGGTCGCAGACCGCGTCTGCGTGATGGCCGACGGCAACGTCGTTGGAAGCGGAACGCCCCGGGAGGTGTTCTACGACGACGCGCTGTTGGCGGACGCGAACCTCCACCCACCGGGTGCGGTTCGTGTGGCTCGCGATGCAGGGTTGGAGGCGACCGCACGGCCGGTGACGGAAGCGGATCTCGTGTCGCTGCTCGGGGAAGCCAACGATCTGGAACTCACACAGACACCCGCTCCGGATGGGCGCGGACACGACTGA
- a CDS encoding energy-coupling factor ABC transporter permease, with protein sequence MAHIHLGEGSFPLWALVLWTLLGVGLISTVVYRVRKGGIETHQIALAGIGAAASFAIFQLNIPVWGGIHMNLTGLVGILAGPLLGALIALVVNIFSAALGHGAVGLLGANTLVNASEAIVAYYAFKTLMGMDWDVFPASASAATLGLSAGAFLMGAIIVVSGVNGSALPRGDLTIAVAGLVGLNLGVAVIEGLLTGFIVQFLASVRPDLVGLVDRDTQEEPTGVTA encoded by the coding sequence ATGGCACACATTCACCTCGGAGAAGGCTCGTTCCCGCTATGGGCGCTGGTACTCTGGACGCTGCTCGGCGTCGGACTGATCAGTACCGTCGTCTACCGGGTCCGGAAAGGCGGCATCGAGACACACCAGATCGCGCTCGCGGGCATCGGCGCGGCCGCGAGCTTCGCGATCTTCCAGTTGAACATCCCCGTGTGGGGTGGCATCCACATGAACCTCACCGGCCTCGTGGGGATTCTCGCTGGGCCGCTGCTCGGGGCGCTCATCGCACTCGTCGTCAACATCTTCTCGGCAGCGCTCGGCCACGGTGCGGTCGGCCTCCTCGGCGCGAATACGCTCGTCAACGCGAGCGAAGCCATCGTCGCCTACTACGCGTTCAAGACCCTGATGGGGATGGACTGGGACGTCTTCCCCGCCAGCGCGAGCGCCGCGACGCTCGGCCTTTCCGCAGGCGCGTTCCTGATGGGGGCGATCATCGTCGTCAGCGGCGTGAACGGGAGCGCGCTGCCGCGTGGTGACCTGACGATCGCCGTCGCTGGACTCGTCGGGCTCAACCTCGGCGTCGCCGTCATCGAGGGCCTCCTGACGGGCTTCATCGTTCAGTTCCTCGCGTCCGTCCGCCCCGACCTCGTCGGTCTCGTCGACCGTGACACCCAGGAGGAGCCGACCGGGGTGACGGCCTGA
- a CDS encoding energy-coupling factor transporter transmembrane component T family protein: MTTLSNHVPDPRLITAFAERRDGPLHRVNPWTKVGVVGALVLAVTVFDRLALLAGLYGAVLVVYGLAGLPYRRLAGWYTLPLLFIVSVAGPLAFLEPGTPIGGALSTPLGELSVTWAGLVLFGELSCRSLTVVTFALTASMTTKYTDVAHLLGRLLPRPIDQIALLTYRFTFVMIETLEDLVKAALSRGANLSEFWSNKRLYARILGMTMLSAIEQSERLVKSMEARGYNGDITLYGDVSRPPIHELAVVAGSYVAVVGYAAVAVYGVGL; the protein is encoded by the coding sequence GTGACGACACTCTCGAACCACGTTCCCGATCCGCGGCTCATCACGGCGTTCGCCGAGCGGCGAGACGGCCCGTTACACCGCGTCAACCCCTGGACGAAGGTCGGCGTCGTCGGCGCGCTCGTCCTCGCCGTCACGGTGTTCGACCGCCTCGCGCTCCTGGCCGGACTGTACGGAGCCGTACTGGTGGTCTACGGACTCGCGGGGCTGCCATACCGACGACTCGCTGGGTGGTACACGCTCCCGCTGCTGTTCATCGTCTCGGTCGCCGGGCCGCTGGCGTTCCTCGAACCGGGGACGCCGATCGGCGGCGCGCTCTCGACGCCGCTCGGTGAACTCTCGGTCACGTGGGCAGGGCTCGTGCTCTTCGGGGAGCTCAGCTGTCGGTCACTCACGGTCGTCACGTTCGCCCTGACGGCGTCGATGACGACCAAATACACCGACGTGGCGCACCTGCTCGGACGACTACTCCCACGGCCGATCGACCAGATCGCGCTGCTCACCTACCGGTTCACGTTCGTCATGATCGAGACGCTCGAGGACCTGGTGAAAGCCGCGCTCTCCCGCGGTGCGAACCTCTCGGAGTTCTGGTCGAACAAACGGCTGTACGCCAGAATCCTCGGCATGACGATGCTGTCGGCGATCGAGCAGTCAGAACGACTCGTCAAGTCGATGGAAGCCCGTGGCTACAACGGCGACATCACGCTGTACGGCGACGTCTCGCGGCCACCGATCCACGAACTGGCCGTCGTCGCCGGCTCGTACGTTGCCGTCGTCGGCTACGCAGCGGTCGCGGTCTACGGGGTGGGACTGTGA
- a CDS encoding ABC transporter ATP-binding protein has product MTEAIIETDGLTKRYGSTVAVDDLDLTVTRDEIYGFLGPNGAGKSTTIGMLMDYVRPTEGSVRVLDGDPQADVVEVHDRLGILPDRYGLYDGHTARQHLELVIDTKRSSDAPERLLARVGLGDVIDRDVATFSQGMEQRLALAMALVGEPDLLVLDEPFTGLDPHGVRTVREIVHEENDRGAAVFFSSHVLGQVALVCDRVGILHRGRLVAQGTVDELRTRADVEGDASIEEIFVSITDEATTAAERTAEGDR; this is encoded by the coding sequence ATGACCGAGGCCATCATCGAAACCGACGGACTCACGAAGCGATACGGATCGACGGTCGCAGTGGACGACCTCGATCTCACGGTCACCCGCGACGAGATCTACGGCTTTCTCGGTCCCAACGGTGCGGGAAAGTCGACGACGATCGGGATGCTCATGGATTACGTCCGTCCCACGGAGGGATCCGTTCGCGTTCTCGACGGTGATCCGCAAGCCGACGTCGTCGAGGTACACGACCGACTGGGAATCCTCCCCGATCGGTACGGTCTCTACGACGGTCACACTGCACGACAACACCTCGAGCTCGTCATCGATACGAAGCGGTCGAGTGACGCTCCCGAGCGGCTGTTGGCCCGCGTCGGACTCGGCGACGTGATCGACCGAGACGTCGCGACGTTCTCGCAGGGGATGGAGCAACGGCTAGCACTCGCGATGGCGCTCGTCGGCGAGCCGGACCTGCTCGTCCTCGACGAACCGTTCACGGGGCTCGATCCCCACGGGGTCAGGACGGTCCGCGAGATCGTCCACGAGGAGAACGACCGCGGCGCGGCCGTCTTCTTCTCCAGCCACGTCCTCGGACAGGTGGCACTCGTCTGTGACCGGGTCGGGATCCTCCACCGTGGTCGTCTCGTCGCGCAGGGAACCGTCGACGAACTCAGGACCCGGGCCGACGTCGAGGGGGACGCCTCGATCGAGGAGATATTCGTCTCGATAACCGACGAGGCGACCACCGCGGCCGAACGAACCGCGGAGGGGGACCGATGA
- a CDS encoding LURP-one-related/scramblase family protein — protein sequence MSEPSTSGSASTPYDISTVDLDDDRYEVTQSAIRNKYVVRDSAGNVVLRGKQKLFKMKEEFPFVNGNDEDAFTVKAGGIMDVAGNYAITDAKTGEEVVVLDEDFSLFVENWTIRDPDTGESLATIRSKSKPLAALRHLVSVANLIPNKYEIFDADGAHVGDIEGQFSLRDTYTVSIDDASTVPKEAVVAAACILDALENQ from the coding sequence ATGTCCGAGCCCTCCACGTCCGGATCGGCGTCGACCCCGTACGACATCTCCACCGTCGATCTCGACGACGATCGCTACGAGGTCACGCAGTCGGCGATCCGGAACAAGTACGTCGTCCGCGACAGCGCCGGCAACGTCGTCCTGCGCGGGAAGCAGAAGCTGTTCAAGATGAAAGAGGAGTTCCCGTTCGTGAACGGGAACGACGAGGACGCGTTCACGGTGAAAGCCGGCGGCATCATGGACGTGGCAGGGAACTACGCGATCACGGACGCGAAAACCGGCGAGGAGGTCGTCGTCCTCGACGAGGACTTTTCGCTGTTCGTGGAGAACTGGACGATCCGTGACCCCGACACGGGAGAGTCGCTGGCGACGATCCGATCGAAGAGCAAACCCCTTGCGGCGCTCCGGCATCTCGTCTCCGTCGCGAACCTCATCCCGAACAAGTACGAGATATTCGACGCCGACGGCGCTCACGTCGGCGACATCGAGGGGCAGTTCTCGTTGCGGGACACCTACACGGTCAGCATCGACGACGCCAGCACGGTCCCGAAAGAGGCGGTGGTCGCCGCCGCGTGCATCCTCGACGCTCTCGAAAACCAGTGA
- a CDS encoding DUF6691 family protein, with protein MTDADRRRSGVVAVVFLGGLAFGFGLAVSGMARPEVVLDFLQFEDFGLLFVMGGAAAVTGLAFFVATSGLDGAPLTGREYTRRIKAFDRNVVVGGAVFGVGWGLSGVCPGAAYASLGVGNLPVLWAIAGMFLGAYGQGVVRSRLAAATAR; from the coding sequence GTGACCGACGCGGATCGACGTCGCTCGGGGGTCGTGGCCGTCGTCTTCCTCGGCGGGCTGGCGTTCGGCTTCGGCCTCGCGGTCAGCGGGATGGCCCGCCCCGAAGTCGTGCTCGATTTCCTCCAGTTCGAGGACTTCGGCCTCCTCTTCGTCATGGGCGGTGCCGCGGCCGTCACGGGACTGGCCTTCTTCGTCGCGACCAGCGGGCTCGACGGCGCGCCGCTCACCGGCCGCGAGTACACGCGTCGCATCAAGGCGTTCGACCGGAACGTCGTCGTCGGGGGGGCCGTCTTCGGCGTCGGCTGGGGGCTCTCGGGCGTCTGTCCCGGCGCCGCCTACGCCAGCCTCGGCGTCGGCAACCTCCCCGTCCTCTGGGCCATCGCCGGGATGTTCCTCGGCGCCTACGGGCAGGGTGTCGTCAGGAGTCGCCTCGCCGCCGCCACGGCTCGCTGA
- a CDS encoding DUF7344 domain-containing protein — MSDLQREISTETALRLLAKQQRRRILRRIAESPDPTTVDQLATHLGDAEATRTDNRTHDDRVVSLHHVHLPMLAEAGVITYDASQRVVHRGQEFQTVFSLLEVIASNRSQTSMDQSG; from the coding sequence ATGAGCGACTTACAACGGGAGATATCGACCGAGACCGCACTCCGACTGCTGGCCAAACAGCAACGACGGCGGATCCTCCGCCGGATTGCCGAAAGCCCCGACCCAACGACCGTCGACCAACTCGCGACGCATCTCGGGGACGCAGAGGCGACACGGACGGACAACCGAACCCACGACGACAGGGTCGTCTCACTCCACCACGTCCACCTGCCAATGTTAGCCGAGGCGGGCGTGATCACCTACGATGCGTCCCAGAGGGTCGTGCACCGCGGACAGGAGTTCCAGACCGTGTTCTCCCTGCTTGAAGTGATCGCCAGCAATCGATCACAGACGTCGATGGATCAGTCCGGCTAG